In Mesorhizobium sp. M9A.F.Ca.ET.002.03.1.2, the DNA window AACAGGCTTTGCCGGTCAGGTCGGACGAGGCCGGACCCGAGGCAAGGAAGATCTTGTTCTTCTCCTTGGTGATCTCGTTGACGGCGAGCGCCACCGACGAGGTGGGCACGTCGGCGATGACATCGACGTTTTCGGTGTCGTACCATTGGCGGGCGATGTTCGAGCCGACGTCCGGCTTGTTCTGGTGGTCGGCGGAGATGACCGACACATTGATGCCCTTGTCCGCTGCCTTGAAGTCTTCCGCCGCCATCTGGGCCGCGATGACGGAGCCTTCGCCGGCGATGTCTGCATAAATGCCGGAACGGTCATTCAAAACACCGATCTTGACGTCAGTCGCGTAGGCCGCGCCGGCCATCAGCAGGCTCGCCATTGAAGCCAGAATAAATCCGATTTTCTTCATCGCTACTTCCCTCCGATTTGCGGCGCAACGCGCCGTTGATGATTGCCTCAGACACCGAGATAGGCGTGCAGCTTGTCGATGTTGGCGTCGAGTTCGCCGTTGGGGATCGTGTCGATCACGCGCCCCTGTTCCACCACGTAGTGCCGGTCCGCGACCAACGCGGCGAAATGAAAATTCTGTTCGACGAGCACGATCGTGAATCCCTCGTCCTTGAGCCGGGCAATGGTGCGGCCGATCTGCTGCACGATGACGGGCGCAAGCCCTTCGGTCGGCTCGTCGAGCAGCAAGAGCTTCGCGCCCGTCCGCAAGATCCGGCCGATGGCGAGCATCTGCTGTTCGCCGCCCGAGAGCTTGGTGCCTTGGCTCGAAAGCCGCTCCTTCAGGTTCGGGAAGAGCTCGAAAATCTGCTCCACGGTGAGCCCGCCGGGGCGCACCTGCGGCGGCAGCATCAAATTCTCCTCGACCGAGAGGCTTGAGAAGATCGCGCGCTCCTCCGGGCAGTAGGCGATGCCCATCTGTGCGATCGACCGCGACGGCAGCTTGATCGTCTCCCGGCCGTCGTAGGTGACCGAGCCCGAGCGCTTGGAAAGAATGCCCATGACGGCCTTCAGCGTCGTCGTCTTGCCGGCGCCGTTGCGGCCGAGCAGCGTCACCACTTCGCCTTGACCAATCTCGAAACTCACGCCGTGAAGCACATGGCTCTCGCCGTACCAGCCCTGCAGGCCATCGACGCGCAGCAGAGGTCTCGCCGAGGCGGCAGCAGCCGGCCTGTTCGCAAATTCAGCTTCAGTCATGTCCAGCCCCGATATAGGCTTCGATAACTCGCGGATCCTTGGAAACGGCGGCGTAGTCGCCTTCAGCGAGGACTTTGCCGCGTGCGAGCACGGTGATGCGGTTCGACAGCGAGGCGACGACCGACAGATTGTGCTCGACCATCAAAATGGTGCGGTTCTTGGAGATGCGGCGGATCAGCGCCGAGATGCGCTCGATGTCCTCTTGCGCCATGCCGGCCATAGGCTCATCGAGGAGCAGCATTTCGGGGTTCAGTGCCAGCGTCGTCGCGATCTCGAGCGCGCGCTTGCGGCCGTAGGGCAGATCGCTGGCGCGGATATCCGAAAACGCGGTCAGGCCGACATCGGCGAGAAGAGCCGCAGCCTCGCTATTGAATTGGGAGAGCACTTTCTCGGAGCGCCAGAAATCGAAACTGTCGCCGCGCCGGCGCTGCAGCGCGATGCGGACATTCTCGAGCGCCGTCATGTGCGGAAACACCGCCGATATCTGGAAGGAGCGCACAAGGCCCAGCCGAGCGATGTCGGCCGGCTGCATCCTGGTGATGTCCCGGCCTTGGTAGCGGATCGCGCCGCGCGTTGGCTGCAGGAATTTGGTCAGCAAGTTGAAGAGAGTCGTCTTGCCTGCGCCATTGGGGCCGATCAGCGCGTGGATCGATCCCCGCTCCACCGTCAAATCGACATTGTTGACAGCAACAAAACCCTTAAATTCCTTAGTCAATCCCGCTGCTTCGAGGATTGCTCCGGAATTCATGCGCGGCGGCCTTCGCCCGTCATCGGCGTGAAAACGTGGAAACGCGCTGCGAGGCTGTCCGCCCCCAGGGTGACTTCCATGGTTTCCTCCCGTGGCTTCCCCGTTCGCAAACAAACGACCTAATGCACATCGCGTCAAGGCTGCAATTTTTCAGAAGCGTCGAACTTCGCGAAACGTTTGAGCCAACGTCCTTGGCGCAGGGCCGCCTGGAGAAGCTGGCGAGCAGTTGGAATGACATCCGATAGGGCGGTCATTGACCGCACTAGGCGTTGTTGCCGAACCCGCTTCTGATGCCGGCCACTGCCTGTACCGCGCCCTTGATACACCGGAGTCATCCTCTAGTTACCTCCGTGGGCACCTCGGTCGCGAGTTTGCCTGGAGGTAGCGGCAGTTGCGCCGTTCTGACTGCATGCCGCGGAAAGACGGTTGGACCGACGCACTTATGGAGGTGGAAGTGCGTCAATCCCTTGGATCCAGCTGGGTATATTTCGCATTCGCGTGCTCGATCGCGATAGCTTGCGCAGGAGCTGCAGCCGGCGCCCAGGGCGGCGGAGGGCACGGGGCTGGCGGCCAGAACGGCGAAGGCCATGGCGCTGGCAGCGATAAAGGCGGAGGCCATGGCGCTGGCAGCCAGCGCGGCAAAGGCGGCGCGCACAAAGGAGCTGGCGACGACGCGACCAGCACGAGGGCCGCCACTGCCGCCAGTGTCGTCCCGTCTGTAGAGGCTGGACAGTCGCTCGGCCTCCCGCCCGCACTCCAGCCTCCTGGCGACAGTCAATTAACTGTCAGTCCAATCAAAGCGCTGCCGGGCGTCCCGGACGAAGTCGTTCGCGCCTGCCACGATGCAATCGAGGTGGCCGCCGCCCCGTTTGGCGCGACCAGTGTGCGCGTCAGCAGCGCAGGTTTCATACGGCAGTTGAGCCCAGATATGATCTCGGCTCCCATCAAGGTCAGCATCGACTATGGACGGCAAGGCAAAGTGGAAACGCGGCAGGCGCCGGTCAATTGCGAATTGAACGCGAAAGGCAGCGTGGTCGGGCTGACATAGCGCATCGCGGAACCCCTCGCCGGCGAGAGCAGATGAATTCGAATGGGGTGGTTCATCCTGGCCTTCAACAGCAGGACAGCGCCAGTCGTTTTGGTAATCACTCCAATGTCGCGTAACTTGGCCTGAGGGAATAGGGAAGTGCGATAGAACGCATTCGGGCAATCCGCGACGGATTGCGAACCTTGCTGCGTGCAGTCTTCTGGCTGAAAGCCTTCACCCGGCTGGTATCGGCTGCGCGGCCAGAGCGCGGCTTCAGCGGCTGCTCAATCTGCGCGCTGCGACGCTCAGCCCTGAGCCTGTCATTATCCGCGCGCGCGGCGGCCAGGTCGCGTGCAAGAGAAACTGTCGCTTCACGTTGCTTGTCCAGAGCCTCCTTCAGTCTGGCGACCTGTATCAAAAGTGCTCGGGAGGCGTCGCTCTCGAGGCGAGCTTTATCGAGAACCTGATGGGTCGAGACTGCTGCGGCGCGTTCTCGTGCCAGAGCCTGCGCTGTCTCGGTTGCAGTTTGCTCGGCACGCTCTTTCGCTGAGACTGCTCTGACTCGCTCCCGTTCAGCCGCGTCGCGCTCGAGGCGAGCTTTTTTCAGCTCGTCACGAGTCGACGCTGCTGCAGCGCGTTCTCGCGCCAGCGCCTGCTCCGTCTCGGCTGTGGTCTGCTCGACGCGTTCTCTCGCTGTGACTGCACCGGTCCGTTCCTGCTCAGCCGCGTCTGCGCGCTCCACGAGCGCGGCATTGGACAGGTTCATTTCGGCGAGATCGTCACGAAGGTCCTCTGACTTCCGGCGCTCGTCGTCGAGCATTCCGCTCGCTTGCGCCAGCGAAGCCTTGGCCTTAGTGCGATGCTCGGCGGCGTCGGCCTCAAGCTGTCCAATTTGCGCCCGCGCTCGCGATAGATCACGCGTCAGCCGTTCGGTTCGCTGACGCTCCAGATGAGCAGCGGGCATCTCCGTAAGGACATAGTTGGTGGCTTCGCGCAGCAGCGCGCGGGCATCTCCCACAATGCGCTGCAACGCATCAAGCGTGCGGGCTGCCGCGAGGTCGTTGCGCAATCGCTCCTCGCGTGCGTTGTCGGCGGCTGCCATGCTTGTCCTCAGCGCGTCGATCTGCTTATGCGACTCGAGGAGCGCTCCCTGCAGAGCGGCGCTCCTGGCGCGCTCGCCTTCCGCCGCCCGGTGATCCTGGCTTGCCAATTCCCTCGCAGCAGTTGCCTGAGCACCGGCTGCCCCCAATTTCGCCTGGGAAGCCGTGAGATCCGGGCTGAGCAATTCGACACTCATGCGCTCGTCACCGTGAGCTGTTCTACGCATGTCTAATGCAGCATTCGCCTGTATCTCGAAGAGTCGCGAAGGGTCCGGATGGGCCTGGCCTTGAGCCTGCGAAATGGCGGGGGCGCTGTCGACCCAGTTTTGTCTCGGCATCGCATAGCCAAGCGGCGCCGCCAGACAGATTGCAACGCCGAAGCGGGACACAAGACCGATCGGCCTGCGAACGCGAGGAGATGAGGCCGTCGCGATGGTCAGGTCGGAATCCTGAGCTGTGACCTTCAAGCCGCCACGCGCCGGATTGGCCAACTGAGCAACTTTGCGCGGGCCAGCCTTATGACGCAACTGGTCATCGATTTCTCTGATCGACGCCGCAACTCGGCCGGATTGCGGTATGTCCGTCGCGGATGCGAAAGCGTTGGGTTGGGCCACTAACGAGCTCTCGCAAGGTTCGGAAATTACGTCGAAATACTCGATTCGCACCCCGAACCGAAGGTACTTGGCATGCTGAGGCGGAACGTCCAGGTCTGCCGTGTCTGAGGTCACGGCAACCTGAGAAGAAGCTGGCTCGGTTGCAACGTCGATCGGGCTTTCCCAATCCCAAGAAGATTCCTCGGTGGGATCAGATATGCCTTCGCTGAGGTCGGCATCTGGTTTCATGTGACGCCGTTGGACAGAGATAAGGATACGCCTGAGCACAAGACAGACGCCCACCGATGCAAGTGTTGCTATCCCGCCCAGGACGGCGAGATCTGCGTTGTTTGCGTAAATTTCGGCAAGGTGATTTGGCATTGCCGGGCCTGTGCGTTTTGGTGTGTATCCTCAAGCTCGCGAAGCGGTGTTTGGTCCCTTACCTTGGTGCTGGCTAACGCCGTTGGTCGCCCTCGAAGCTGTTACTTTCTCCAGTGCACGAATTGCTGTTGCATGGCGCAGCGCCGGTTGCGCGCTAATCGACATGCCGGCGCAGATGGATACTTGAAGATGCCGTGGTAGCCGATTCTCTGCCGCTCTTGACGACGGCGAAGTTGCATTGCGGGCATTGGGAAAGTCAGACCAACAGAAAATAGGCTGGGAGAGAGGGACATTGCAGCGCTTCGCATTCTAGAGGTTAGTCCAGCGTCTCGACGATGAAGGATGCGGCAATCAAATCGTCGGCATCGATTCTGCCCTTGCCGTCCTCCATGGCGGCTGCAACCTTTCGAAAGGTCTCCAGTTCGCGCACGGTAATCCGGGCTCCGCGCATCCTCTCGTTGAGGTCCGTCACGCGCATTCGGAGTGCCTGGGACGCTCCAATCTCACGGTTCGACATCGCGATCACATTCCTCCTTGCTTGGCCACACGCCGCACCTTTCGGCATGGCGGGTCCTCCCAGTCGCTTAGGTCATTCAATGATTTTGATGATCTTGCGTGTGCCTGGATCAACGACAACGGTCCGGTTGTCGACCACCACGTAACGATATTCGGTGTCGGGGACTTCATGAAGCTCGACGGTATCGGGCAGCGGTGAGCCGATATTGAGCTCCACTCCAGGGATTTTCACCGATGCAAGCGGCTGCTTTTTTACATATTCCCTGATGACGGTCTCCTGTTCAGGCGCGATGATCACGTCCTGAGCGGCAGCGGCGCCGACACCTGCCAGCAGCAGAAATCCCGCGGCTGTGGAAAGATGCATTCTCATAGCTATCTCCTTCGTAAGATCTTTTGTGCTGGGGCGCGCTCGGTCCACCCAAACCTGAGGGAACCGCAAACGTTCCTCAGTTGGGCTTCGGTCTGATCCGACGTAAGACCTAAGTCTTTCCTGTTTCGCGCAATAGGCTGGCCATTAACCGTTCGGTAACCCTCCGAACTCGAAAGTCAGAAAGGAGTGGCTCCTTTAGCCCCGATAAATGTTAGGGCTGATATCGGAGCGAGACAAAGGAGAAAAGACCGGGATGGCCACGGTATTGAACGCCAAGGGCGTTCCACTCCCCTACAGCGGGTCCTCCGTAAAGTGGTACTCGGCGACGAATTCCGGCCCAACGCTTTATGGCAGCATCTACAACGACTCGATCTACGGCGATGGCAGCGTCACCGTCACAATGTATGGCGGCAAAGGCGATGACATTTATTATCTGTATGCCTCGAAAAACAAGGCGGTCGAGCTGCCCAACGAGGGTGTCGATACCATCTCGACCTGGATGAGCTATACGCTTCCAGCAAATTTCGAGAACCTGACGGTCACCGGCGACAAACGCTATGCTTTCGGAAACGCGCTAGACAACATCGTTACCGGCGGCTCCGGCCAACAGACGCTCGACGGCTTGCAGGGCAACGACGTGCTCAAGGGCGGATCCGGGGCGGATATTTTCGTCGTGACCGAAGGTAATGGCAGTGACCTTATCCTTGACTTTCGCGCCGAAGATACCGTGCGCGTCGGGAGCTACGGCTTCACCTCCTTCGACGAGGTGCGTGCCAACATGGTCCAGTTGGGAGCCAACGTCCGACTTAATCTGTCCGATAGCGAGTTTCTCGTCTTCGCCAACAAGACTATCGGCGAGTTCACCGCAAGTCAGTTTAAGCTGGCCGTGGACAGGTCGGCTTTGGAACTTACATTTTCCGATGAGTTCGACACGCTGAACCTGTGGAATGGCTCGAGTGGCACCTGGGACTCGAACTTCCCGTGGGGAGCCGCGAACGGCAGCTCGATCACGAGCGCCAACGAGCTTCAATGGTACATTGATACCGACTACGCTCAGACGAGTTCCGTCAACCCATTCAGCGTTGAGGACGGTGTTCTCACGATTACTGCCGCCCAGGCTCCTGCGGCGATCCGGCCCTACATAAACAATTACAAATACACGTCAGGAGTGCTGACGACCTACGAATCCTTCGCGCAGACCTACGGCTATTTCGAAATTCGCGCCGACATGCCCGAAAATCAAGGTGTATGGCCTGCCTTCTGGCTTCTCCCGGCGGACGGCTCCTGGCCACCGGAACTGGACGTCATAGAGATGTTCGGTCAGGATCCAAACAAGCTCATTCTGACGGCTCACTCGAACGCGACGGGAACTCAAACGAAAGTGGGCGCGACGGCCTATACCTCGGATACCGAAGGCTTCCACACATACGGGGTGCTGTGGACAGAAGACGAACTCGTCTGGTATTTCGACGACGTCGAAGTTGCACGTGCCGCAACGCCTGCCGACATGCACGATCCGATGTATATGGTGGTGAATATGGGGGTTGGTGGCCTCGCGGGAGCGCCCGCTGACGGGCTTGCGACGCCTGCAGAAATGCAGATCGACTACATCCATGCCTATGCGTTGAACGATTGGATTATCTAAGCGTAATACACGACGGTGGGTTCGGCACGGACACGTTCGGCAGGCCTCGGGCGCGATCATTGCGGCCTGAGACTGAACTGATGTGAAGGCGATGTCGCATCCCCATCCATCCGAGCCGCCGCGAACGGCCCTCGCGGCGGTTCTGGCTTCCTTCCGGCGAGCGTTGGCGGGAATTGCGTTGATGAGCGGCGTCGTCAATGTTCTGGCACTGACCGGCTCGTTCTTCATGCTGCAGGTCTACGATCGCGTCATACCTGGCCGCAGTGTGCCGACGCTCGTCGGGCTTGCCGTGTTTGCCGGCACCCTCTTTGTTTTTCAGGGCGTTCTTGAGCTCATCCGGTCGCGGCTGCTCGTGCGTGTTGGAATGGCCCTGGACGCGCAGTTGAGCGGACAGGCCTTAACCGCCCTTATGCATTTGCCGTTGCGCACCAAGCTCGCAGGCGACGGCCTTCAGTCATTGCGCGATCTGGACCAGGTGCGGTCGTTTCTGTCGAGCATGGGCCCGACCGCGCTTTTCGACCTGCCGTGGATGCCGCTCTATCTCGCAATCTGCTTCCTGTTCCACTTCTGGATCGGGATGACGGCACTGGCCGGCGCTGTGATACTCTTCAGTCTGACGTTGTTTGCCGAAGCGCGCACAAGAGAACCTGTGAAAAGGGCCAACGGCCAGGCCGCAGCGCGCAACATGCTTGCCGAGGCGACGCGTCGCAATGCCGAGGTTCTGCAGGCTATGGGCTTTGGCACGCGCATCGCTGAGCGCTGGTCCAGCGTCAACGCCGATTATCTGGACACGAACGCGAAAGCCAGCGATTTGGCTGGGACCCTAGGAACGCTCTCGAAGGTCCTGCGCATGATGCTGCAGTCGGGCATCCTGGCGATTGGCGCCTACCTGGTCATTCATCAGGAAGCCACGGCCGGGATCATGATCGCCAGTTCGATCATGATGAGCCGGGCGCTCGCACCGATCGAACTGGCTATCGCCCACTGGAAGGGCTTCGTCACCGCGCGCCAGGCATGGGCCCGGCTGACGCAGCTTTTGGCGCTGCTTCCCAAAACCATACCGACCGTCTCGCTAGCGGCGCCTATATCTGCTCTTTCGGTCGAAGGCATCAGCGTCACGCCGCCGGGCGAGCCCCGTGTGGTCGTGCAAGACGTCGCCTTTGCATTGGAAAAAGGCGCCGGCCTCGGCATCATCGGACCGAGCGCTTCGGGCAAATCGTCGCTCGTCCGTGCGATTGCCGGCATATGGCTCCCGGTCCGCGGAACCGTCAGGCTGGATGGCGCAACGCTCGATCAATGGTCGCCGGAACAACTGGGCAACCATGTCGGCTACCTGCCGCAGGATGTGCAACTGTTCGACGGCACCATTGCCGAGAATATCGCGCGCTTCGAACCGCAAGCGCCATCGGACAAGATACTTGAGGCCGCGCGAGCAGCCGGGGTTCATGATCTCGTCATCCATCTGCCGGAAGGCTACGAGACGCGGATTGGCGAGGCAGGGTCGGCGCTTTCGGCCGGCCAGAGGCAGCGGGTTGCGCTCGCCCGGGCTCTTTATGGCGACCCGTTCCTGGTCATCCTCGATGAGCCGAATTCCAACCTTGACGCGGAAGGCGAAGCCGCCTTGACGGAAGCAATCCAGGGTGTGCGTGCACGTGGCGGCATCGCCGTCGTGGTGGCACATCGGCCGAGCGCGCTTGCAAGCCTGGATCAGGTCCTGGTCATGGCAAATGGCCGCGTCCA includes these proteins:
- a CDS encoding ABC transporter ATP-binding protein; the encoded protein is MTEAEFANRPAAAASARPLLRVDGLQGWYGESHVLHGVSFEIGQGEVVTLLGRNGAGKTTTLKAVMGILSKRSGSVTYDGRETIKLPSRSIAQMGIAYCPEERAIFSSLSVEENLMLPPQVRPGGLTVEQIFELFPNLKERLSSQGTKLSGGEQQMLAIGRILRTGAKLLLLDEPTEGLAPVIVQQIGRTIARLKDEGFTIVLVEQNFHFAALVADRHYVVEQGRVIDTIPNGELDANIDKLHAYLGV
- a CDS encoding DUF1236 domain-containing protein; translation: MRMHLSTAAGFLLLAGVGAAAAQDVIIAPEQETVIREYVKKQPLASVKIPGVELNIGSPLPDTVELHEVPDTEYRYVVVDNRTVVVDPGTRKIIKIIE
- a CDS encoding family 16 glycosylhydrolase; translated protein: MATVLNAKGVPLPYSGSSVKWYSATNSGPTLYGSIYNDSIYGDGSVTVTMYGGKGDDIYYLYASKNKAVELPNEGVDTISTWMSYTLPANFENLTVTGDKRYAFGNALDNIVTGGSGQQTLDGLQGNDVLKGGSGADIFVVTEGNGSDLILDFRAEDTVRVGSYGFTSFDEVRANMVQLGANVRLNLSDSEFLVFANKTIGEFTASQFKLAVDRSALELTFSDEFDTLNLWNGSSGTWDSNFPWGAANGSSITSANELQWYIDTDYAQTSSVNPFSVEDGVLTITAAQAPAAIRPYINNYKYTSGVLTTYESFAQTYGYFEIRADMPENQGVWPAFWLLPADGSWPPELDVIEMFGQDPNKLILTAHSNATGTQTKVGATAYTSDTEGFHTYGVLWTEDELVWYFDDVEVARAATPADMHDPMYMVVNMGVGGLAGAPADGLATPAEMQIDYIHAYALNDWII
- a CDS encoding ABC transporter ATP-binding protein is translated as MNSGAILEAAGLTKEFKGFVAVNNVDLTVERGSIHALIGPNGAGKTTLFNLLTKFLQPTRGAIRYQGRDITRMQPADIARLGLVRSFQISAVFPHMTALENVRIALQRRRGDSFDFWRSEKVLSQFNSEAAALLADVGLTAFSDIRASDLPYGRKRALEIATTLALNPEMLLLDEPMAGMAQEDIERISALIRRISKNRTILMVEHNLSVVASLSNRITVLARGKVLAEGDYAAVSKDPRVIEAYIGAGHD
- a CDS encoding type I secretion system permease/ATPase; amino-acid sequence: MSHPHPSEPPRTALAAVLASFRRALAGIALMSGVVNVLALTGSFFMLQVYDRVIPGRSVPTLVGLAVFAGTLFVFQGVLELIRSRLLVRVGMALDAQLSGQALTALMHLPLRTKLAGDGLQSLRDLDQVRSFLSSMGPTALFDLPWMPLYLAICFLFHFWIGMTALAGAVILFSLTLFAEARTREPVKRANGQAAARNMLAEATRRNAEVLQAMGFGTRIAERWSSVNADYLDTNAKASDLAGTLGTLSKVLRMMLQSGILAIGAYLVIHQEATAGIMIASSIMMSRALAPIELAIAHWKGFVTARQAWARLTQLLALLPKTIPTVSLAAPISALSVEGISVTPPGEPRVVVQDVAFALEKGAGLGIIGPSASGKSSLVRAIAGIWLPVRGTVRLDGATLDQWSPEQLGNHVGYLPQDVQLFDGTIAENIARFEPQAPSDKILEAARAAGVHDLVIHLPEGYETRIGEAGSALSAGQRQRVALARALYGDPFLVILDEPNSNLDAEGEAALTEAIQGVRARGGIAVVVAHRPSALASLDQVLVMANGRVQVFGPKNDVLNKVTRPGGVPLKVVSGPEGSPS